Below is a genomic region from Besnoitia besnoiti strain Bb-Ger1 chromosome Unknown contig00061, whole genome shotgun sequence.
agttaggaacgctagttcaccgtcagatgtaatacgtgagctgggttaagaacgtctggagacagtttgttccctatctaccatattatctaattggttttaattttcttacaaacggctttggtttgattgaattatcgcacccagataactccataccagtgaaccggtttgtaactccgcttcatatcgtacctgaatggtactttttagcatattatgcggtgttaaaagtaatcccatccaaaaccggtggtttgttagtatttatgtcctctctcattaacttagctcttttatctgaaattcgagctttgaatactcgaatgttgatacgacaacatttttatgactcgaaatgtagtcagtggatgggtaattatttgggtatacagtatgatcttcttgattattattggtagtgctattccacaagcgacttatatcttatatggtagattagctactatcgtatatcttactaccggattggttctatgcttatactaaatcaatagttataatgactacagcttccaagcaaacatgattaccgtgatattgaaatccaacacttttagctgtcttaagcagtccagtggggtggtggtggtgtactgcaatcataaagaacttggttgtctgtatctcataacccgagtcatcttcagtattctaggactataatgtctttgtttatcGATTTGAGTTATCAGTTCTGGATccggatcatttgtacagagacgatagctacttataatgtgataataacgatacatggcctagctatgatctttatgtcttaatgcctgctttgtacggaggatatggtacTTCttttgtaccaatatataaTTGGTGGTtcgaagtcgttttcccaagaactaacgcgatctcctattttctagtaccattagtgaactcttttggtctgatcctaagtacgcagtgagctaactagatacaaggaacttgacaagcattaatagatttatataaacgacaaaggacatgagtctactggattttataatacagggttgaactgtgtaaagatcattgtgttatggttctatcacaaaccattgagattacgaagttaatggttttgggctcgtgagtgtctctcaataactagctgagtgcttgtacgataattatatcaatgcagtaccaattaaggcgtgtagcatctcctatgctccttaacatcacagctatgtcgaattatcgcacccagataactccataccagtgaaccggtttgtaactccgcttcatatcgtacctgaatggtacttttttagcatattatgcggtgttaaaagtaatcccatccaaaaccggtggtttgttagtatttatgttatcaacatgtcaatgaaatatcaacaacgatgaaacttatttggttaacataacaacatagaaggtaaagctggattacgttcaaactttacactggatacgtttcaatgttaacttactaaataccatgggagcgaagagaatctaatatgtaactccgttcatggaaatcaaaagagctttcactgattgtatttatgaaacgtgattagttcacctagccaacacgatccggttgttttgggaataatatccctatttaagggattgatatgtgctacaataacacagtcggtacgaagtcgaaacaaggtagttgatggtgaaccagtggctgaacaaacctttttattgattatgctgactttagtcccgagaaactacagttctgctttaaactgaggagtcaagtaggtacaaaccgtacaaggattaattatgtccatctgtgcatctaagttgagactatcggttatatattttagacgctaacttcccggctaaactttgacttattaaaccagcctgggatcataaaagtactatgtatggtaagattgagcgtggactatcgaatgaaacatgtgctccaacgctagtctaagtctctacataccttttacctacaactgtacggaacgtaacaaacctacaggcaaagaacttggtattctgttctaattcccgtggtaacacagtcaacgaatggcggaaggagcattcatatgttatgtcagtgtcttaggagagatactctagatttagcattcatctacagctacggtaactgttgtgtttaaatagcggttaacctttccttttccttacgtactcagggaTGCAATACCATCAGATAACAAcgaagctagactccatgttaccttactaaaatgggattcctaggttgatataaactaccttttctggggagtatatattacgagttggactactggtttaaATCTTGAAGTTTGTTTacggatccaagttctcttgtgcttttcatgaccatcatgttaagtgcattaagtatagtggtatccagcgtatatttgaaaaaccaacatttgtatacaagctgtacgaatatcatgacattcactttggtagtcgcttcttaatgttagtctgtacggaattacttaggactatctctttatattaatgataatgcattggtaatggacttttcatcttaactggtatacatttttagccatgttattgttggagctatccttgtattcttcactcaaagtatctatagttctttagttacttacatgcctacaagctctataatgctaagcaaatctaaaggtatgttatgcaaatctttacagaaccattcactattttatatctacactttgtagaaacatgtggatattaatcaCATTACATTCttatctctaaatcatataacggtcgtaaggtaccggggataacaggtcagataatattgggagttctaatcctcggattgtatcagcacctcatgtcggctcattactcccttgttattgaacagattcagttaggaacgcttagttcaccgtcagatgtaatacgtgagctgggttaagaacgtctggagacagtttgttccctatctaccatattatctaattggtttaattttcttacaaacggcttttggtttgattgaattatcgcacccagataactccataccagtgaaccggtttgtaactccgcttcatatcgtacctgaatggtactttttagcatattatgcggtgttaaaagtaatcccatccaaaaccggtggtttgttagtatttatgtcctctctcattaacttagctcttttatctgaaattcgagctttgaatactcgaatgttgatacgacaacatttttatgactcgaaatgtagtcagtggatggttaattatttgggtatacagtatgatctttcttgattattattggtagtgctattccacaagcgacttatatcttatatggtagattagctactatcgtatatcttactaccggattggttctatgcttatactaaatcaatagttataatgactacagcttccaagcaaacatgattaccgtgatattgaaatccaacacttttagctgtcttaagcagtccagtggggtggtggtgtactgcaatcataaagaacttggttgtctgtatctcataaccggagtcatcttcagtattctaggaactataatgtctttgtttattcgatttgagttatacagttctggatcgcggatcatttgtacagagacgatagctacttataatgtgataataacgatacatggcgctagctatgatctttatgttcttaatagcctgctttgtacggaggattatggtaacttcttttgtaccaatatatattggtggttcgggAAGTCGtttttcccaagaactaacgcgatctcctattttctagtaccattaggttctgtgttgttaactcaaagtatttgttcgagtttggtagtggtcttggttggacaatgtatcctcactaagtactagcttgatggtgttaaatccagaggcaactgattggattatcggaggtcttgcagtactaggaattagtagtattttaagttctattaacttccttggtacttgcgtcttcatgggttctaatgctggtgctaagaactatattctatatatctgggctattcaatatttactgcccttatgttagtcttcactctacctattcttactggtggattagttatgatccttcttgatctacacgtaaacactgaattttatgattctatgtattctggtgatagtgtactttatcaacatctattctggttcttcggacatccagaggtatacattctaattttacctgcttttggtgtagtctcgcagacattatctatgtatgctgctagatctgtcttcggtggacaatctatgatcttagctatgggttgtatttctattctaggttccttagtatgggcacatcatatgatgacagtcggttctagaggtagataccagagcttatttctctgctatgactattatgattgcaattcctaccggtactaagattttcaactggttaggtacctatatggctagccatacaactacaagaactgtagatctatgggctgctcttagttttatcctattgtttactctaggtggtactacaggtgtagttatgggtaacgctggtatggatattgccctacatgatacatactatattgtagctcatttccatttcgtattatctcttggtgcagtactagctactatatgtggctttatcttctatagcagagatatgttcggagatactgtaaatctattccatgtaaataccggtgcttctccatatttaagcatctggtttgtagtcttcttaggtagtatcttattaattttcatccctatgcatatacttggtttcaacgttatgccaagaaggataccagattaccctgattatctttgttatattaatacatggtgttcaattggttctatatccacaatagttatcatcttaactatgctctgctaatgcacttaacatgatggtcatgaaaagcacaagagaacttggatccggtaaacaagaccttcaagatctaaaccagtagtccaactcgtagtatatactccccagaaaaaggtagtttatatcaacctaggaatcccattttagtaagtgtaacatggagtctagcttcagttgttatctgattggtattgcatgccctgagtacgtaaggaaaaggaaaggttaaccgctatttaaacacaacagttaccgtagctgtagatgaatgctaaatctagagtatctctcctaagacactgcataacatatgaatgctccttccgccattcgtttgactgtgtttaccacggggaattagaacagaataccaagttctttgcctggaggtttgttacgttccgtacagttgtaggtaaaaggtatgttagagacttagactagcgttggagcacattgttttcattcgatagtccacgctcaatcttaccatacatagtacttttatgatcccaggctggtttaataagtcaaagtttagccgggaagttagcgtctaaaatatataacgatagtctcaacttagatgcacagatggacataattaatccttgtacggtttgtacctacttgactcctcagtttaagcagaactgtagtttctcgggactaaagtcagcataatcaataaaaaggtttgttcagccactggttcaccatcaactaccttgtttcgacttcgtaccgactgtgttattgtagcacattatcaatcccttaaatagggatattattcccaaacaaccggatcgtgttggctaggtgaactaatcacgtttcataaatacaatcagtgaaagctcttttgatttccatgaacggagttacatattagattctctttcgctcccatggtatttagtaagttaacattgaaacgtatccagtgtaaagtttgaacgtaatccagctttaccttctatgttgttatgttaaccaaataagtttcatcgttgttgatatttcattgacatgttgataacataaatactaacaaaccaccggttttggatgggattacttttaacaccgcataatatgctaaaaagtaccattcaggtacgatatgaagcggagttacaaaccggttcactggtatggagttatctgggtgcgataattcaatcaaaccaaaagccgtttgtaagaaaattaaaccaattagataatatggtagatagggaacaaactgtctccagacgttcttaacccagctcacgtattacatctgacggtgaactagcgttcctaactgaatcttgttcaataacaagggagtaatgagccgacatggaggtgctgatacaatccgaggattagaactcccaatattatctgacctgttatccccggcgtaccttacgaccgttatatgatttagagatagaatgtaatgtggattaatatccacatggtttctacaaagtgtagatataaaatagtgaatggttctgtaaagatcttgcataacatacctttagatttgttagcattatagagcttgtaggcatgtaagtaactaaagaactatagatactttgagtgaagaatacaaggatagctccaacaataacatggctaaaatgtataccagttaagatgaaaatccattaccaaatgcattatcattaatataaagagatagtcctaagtattccgtacagactaacattaagaaggcgactaccaaagtgaatgtcatgatattcgtacagcttgtatacaaatgttggtttttcaaatatacgctggataccactatacttaatgcacttaacatgatggtcatgaaaagcacaagagaacttggatccggtaaaaagaaccttcaagatctaaaccagtagtcaACTCGTaagtatatactcccagaaaagtgataaataatcctgtctgAATGATTAACTTCAGTACGATGGTatgattagactagcattgatagtagttttctctcgcgtgtTAGATGATGAGAACAAGAAtcatatattacgcctagacataaccgatgtggaataatcttaatgtagtaggatattgaaatccaacacttttagctgtcttaagcagtccagtggggtggtggtgtactgcaatcataaagaacttggttgtctgtattcATAACCGAGAGTCTCTTCAGTATTTAGAACTATAATAGTTCatttgtttattcgatttgagtgaacacataagatcatcgaatttacggtatgctcctgaaagtaatCGGTACAGCTGTAAAcaaggactccttaacttaaactgagaGTCAAGTagtacaaaccgtacaagattaattatgtccatctgtgcatctaagttgagactatcggtatatattttagacgctaacttcccggctaaactttgacttattaaaccagcctggatcataaaagtactatgtatggtaagattgagcgtgaacattggatgtcaccatggttatagttacggtacatatataaaatctacagtacgatttgagatttgttacgtgacgagcggtgtgtttaagactagtttacatgcgctcattttaatatgtagttatttaacgaagttctattgtgctagcatggtttcgagaacacaccaaatttccatgagtctattccgggcacacctcgtcttttatcggtgtgctctcaatctaaattcatcttataactttggtttcttagttgcaattacctttgtactccaaataattacaggtatcactttagcgttccgatatacttctgaagcatcttgtgcatttgctagtgttcaacatctagttagagaggtagcagcaggatggaatttaggatgttgcatgcaacaactgcttctttcgtcttcttgtgtatcttaatacacatgtctcgaggtatgtataactccagctatagttatttaactactgcttggatgtctggtttagttttatatctacttactatagccactgctttcctcggttatgtactaccatggggacagatgagttt
It encodes:
- a CDS encoding cytochrome b6 subfamily protein (encoded by transcript BESB_070010), with protein sequence MPTSSIMLTNLKFVPYLPYYLIGLIFLQTAFGLIELSHPDNSIPVNRFVTPLHIVPEWYFLAYYAVLKVIPSKTGGLLVFMLSTCQ